From a region of the Pseudoxanthomonas sp. X-1 genome:
- the tsf gene encoding translation elongation factor Ts: MEITASLVKELRERTGAGMMECKKALTENEGNIDTAAEWLRKSGLAKADKKADRVTAEGRIAAAQDGGKAVLVEINSETDFVAKDSNFVAFTDAVAQAALASGAADVDALKSAKLPSGETVEEARAAAIAKLGENMQIRRLVAVDSANNVAAYVHGGKIGVLVEVKGGDADLARGLAMHVAAMNPPYNKAADVPADFVAKEKEIELAKMSEKDKSKPAEILEKIISGKINKIVSEVTLYGQPYVLDTNQTVEQVLKAAGAEVVGFKRLAVGEGIEKVVEDYAAEVMKQAGLA; encoded by the coding sequence GTGGAAATCACTGCTTCCCTGGTCAAGGAACTGCGCGAGCGCACCGGCGCCGGCATGATGGAGTGCAAGAAGGCGCTCACCGAGAACGAAGGCAACATCGACACCGCCGCCGAGTGGCTGCGCAAGTCCGGCCTGGCCAAGGCCGACAAGAAGGCCGACCGCGTCACCGCCGAAGGCCGCATCGCCGCGGCGCAGGACGGCGGCAAGGCCGTGCTGGTGGAGATCAACTCCGAGACCGACTTCGTCGCCAAGGACAGCAACTTCGTCGCCTTCACTGACGCCGTCGCCCAGGCCGCCCTGGCCTCCGGCGCCGCCGACGTGGATGCGCTGAAGTCGGCCAAGCTGCCGTCCGGCGAGACCGTCGAGGAAGCCCGCGCCGCCGCCATCGCCAAGCTCGGCGAGAACATGCAGATCCGTCGCTTGGTCGCCGTCGACAGCGCCAACAACGTGGCCGCCTACGTCCACGGCGGCAAGATCGGCGTGCTGGTCGAGGTCAAGGGCGGCGACGCCGACCTGGCCCGTGGCCTGGCCATGCACGTGGCCGCGATGAACCCGCCGTACAACAAGGCCGCTGACGTGCCGGCCGACTTCGTCGCCAAGGAAAAGGAAATCGAACTGGCCAAGATGTCCGAGAAGGACAAGTCCAAGCCGGCCGAGATCCTGGAAAAGATCATCAGCGGCAAGATCAACAAGATCGTCAGCGAAGTGACCCTGTACGGCCAGCCCTACGTGCTGGACACCAACCAGACCGTCGAGCAGGTCCTCAAGGCCGCCGGCGCCGAGGTGGTCGGCTTCAAGCGTCTGGCCGTGGGCGAAGGCATCGAGAAGGTGGTGGAAGACTACGCCGCCGAAGTGATGAAGCAGGCCGGCCTGGCCTGA
- the rpsB gene encoding 30S ribosomal protein S2, whose protein sequence is MSQITMRQMLEAGVHFGHQTRYWNPKMAPYIFGARGKIHIINLEKTLPLFVDAMNFISAIAQKRGTILFVGTKRSAREAIKEEAERCGMPYMTQRWLGGSLTNFATVKKSVARLKELEAAETDGTFEKLVKHEVLGLRRERDKLQASLGGIKEMNRLPDALFVIDIGHEDIAIKEAKKLGIPVVAVVDSNYDPALVDYAIPGNDDAIRAVQLYARAAADAVLEGKAASPNSATVREEEFSEGNAAEAKPARRGRKSDEAAA, encoded by the coding sequence ATGTCCCAGATCACCATGCGCCAGATGCTGGAAGCCGGCGTGCACTTCGGTCACCAGACCCGCTACTGGAACCCGAAGATGGCCCCGTACATTTTCGGCGCCCGCGGCAAGATCCACATCATCAACCTGGAAAAGACCCTGCCGCTGTTCGTCGACGCGATGAACTTCATCAGCGCCATCGCCCAGAAGCGCGGCACCATCCTGTTCGTCGGCACCAAGCGTTCGGCCCGCGAAGCCATCAAGGAAGAGGCCGAGCGTTGCGGCATGCCGTACATGACCCAGCGCTGGCTGGGAGGCTCGCTGACCAACTTCGCCACCGTGAAGAAGTCGGTCGCCCGCCTGAAGGAACTGGAAGCGGCCGAGACCGACGGCACCTTCGAGAAGCTGGTCAAGCACGAAGTGCTGGGCCTGCGCCGCGAGCGCGACAAGCTGCAGGCTTCGCTGGGCGGCATCAAGGAGATGAACCGTCTGCCCGACGCCCTGTTCGTCATCGACATCGGCCATGAGGACATCGCCATCAAGGAAGCCAAGAAGCTCGGCATCCCGGTGGTCGCCGTGGTCGACTCGAACTACGACCCGGCCCTGGTCGACTACGCCATCCCGGGCAACGACGACGCCATCCGCGCCGTGCAGCTGTACGCCCGCGCCGCCGCCGACGCCGTGCTGGAAGGCAAGGCCGCTTCCCCGAACTCGGCCACCGTGCGCGAGGAAGAGTTCAGCGAAGGCAACGCCGCCGAGGCCAAGCCGGCCCGTCGTGGCCGCAAGAGCGACGAAGCCGCCGCCTAA
- a CDS encoding spore coat U domain-containing protein, with the protein MSRCLPCCLLLALLALWAWSPRARAATVCTATTPTVLAFGNAATTQPTDTATSFVVTCNTAALAVLSNTKVRLCVGLGPGSVDTSLSPRRLRNADGDTLNYQLYLDPARSQIWGALGNAVNTVLVLDFDYAVPVLVGGSQAQTVTIYGRIPANQALAAGSYGSTFAGASTVLTYAANTPLLGAAASYPAACNIGGATTTNDAFPFVVSANVPGQCYAYSASDLDFGSVSGFIAGNIDQTSAIGLTCTRRTAWQLGLDNGGNALLGQRRMRLGTTAQYVAYDLYLDPARSQRWGNSLNSDTLQGTGTGAAQTTTVYGRVPSGQTAAAGSYSDTITVTITY; encoded by the coding sequence ATGAGCCGATGTCTGCCGTGCTGCCTGCTGCTGGCCCTGCTGGCGCTCTGGGCGTGGTCGCCGCGCGCACGCGCGGCGACCGTGTGTACCGCCACGACGCCGACGGTGCTGGCGTTCGGCAACGCCGCGACCACGCAGCCCACCGATACCGCCACCTCGTTCGTCGTCACCTGCAACACCGCCGCGCTGGCTGTGCTGAGCAACACCAAGGTGCGGCTGTGCGTGGGCCTGGGCCCGGGCAGCGTCGACACCTCGCTGTCCCCGCGCCGGCTGCGCAACGCCGACGGCGACACGCTCAACTACCAGCTCTATCTGGATCCGGCCCGAAGCCAGATCTGGGGCGCGCTGGGCAATGCGGTCAACACGGTGCTGGTGCTGGACTTCGACTACGCGGTTCCGGTCCTGGTCGGCGGCTCGCAGGCGCAGACCGTGACCATCTACGGTCGCATTCCGGCCAACCAGGCGCTGGCGGCCGGCAGCTATGGCAGCACCTTCGCCGGCGCCAGCACGGTGCTCACCTATGCGGCCAACACGCCCCTGCTGGGCGCGGCGGCGAGCTATCCCGCCGCCTGCAACATCGGCGGCGCGACGACGACCAACGACGCCTTCCCGTTCGTCGTGTCCGCCAACGTGCCGGGGCAGTGCTACGCCTACAGCGCCAGCGATCTGGACTTCGGCAGCGTCTCGGGCTTCATCGCCGGCAACATCGACCAGACCTCCGCCATCGGCCTGACCTGCACGCGGCGCACGGCCTGGCAGCTGGGACTGGACAATGGCGGCAACGCCCTGCTCGGCCAGCGGCGCATGCGCCTGGGCACGACCGCCCAGTACGTCGCCTACGACCTGTACCTCGATCCCGCGCGCAGCCAGCGCTGGGGCAACAGCCTGAACAGCGACACCCTGCAGGGCACCGGGACGGGCGCCGCCCAGACCACCACCGTCTACGGCCGGGTACCGTCCGGGCAGACCGCGGCCGCCGGAAGCTACAGCGACACCATCACCGTGACCATCACCTACTGA
- a CDS encoding fimbria/pilus outer membrane usher protein, whose translation MKQRSARCRSRRPPAERWCPALARAALLTALIAPPVAAFDLASPPAAPMADPRYDQVLYLQVSLNQSDTGQIERFELRRGRLHGSVQTLRTIGFRLDGRAPEEMLDLDALPDVAVRYEPDVQRLFFDAPLSALKLDTTVLAPEQEAAPQASSSPGALLNYDLYANRTADQTNLAATVELRAFGVGEGVLSTTSVMRLYEGQGTHGWRIEPTRLDTHWQLDLPDRALTLRLGDFYSDALDWTRSIRMAGVQLGRNYGLQPYRVTTPLPAFLGDAAVPSQVELYVDGLRQYSGQVAAGPFQLSTLPGINGSGSAQVVVTDAFGQVRTLDFSFYGTQELLAKGLSEGGVGVGVLREDYGLRSFRYGNTLVGTGTFRYGVSDGFTVEGHAEHGGNVSNAGAGGLWQLGGAGVLSASYARSRRGDEEGSQTAIEHTWNNRTFNLAIGTQRTHGRYRDIGSLQGSIPVSASDHAIFGVSLPRFGSLSASYVRLRNEDQPSLRYAGLFWSQTFGDDWSANLSVNQNLDDASDRSLYLSASLALDGLRRASVSTQRNGNLNTHVVEASKAVPGDGGPNGLGWRVQARSGTGGTGGLAELGWQNDVGRYGLGAASQGGTTYGYASASGSLAWLGGGVLAARSVDNAFGVVSTGRPNIPVRLENRLIGQTNDDGLLLVTPLQPWQRNRVSIDTLDLPADLRVDEVERVVTPRAGAGLKVPFAIAKVRAATLVLHDPAGRPLAVGTTVTPAGAEEPVAIVGHDGETYLDNLQLKNRLRLDTESGACVVSFDYPDDGAPARIPRIGPLTCAPETRQ comes from the coding sequence GTGAAGCAGAGAAGCGCCCGCTGCCGCTCGCGCCGCCCTCCCGCTGAACGCTGGTGTCCCGCGCTGGCGCGGGCAGCGCTGCTGACCGCCCTGATCGCCCCGCCGGTCGCGGCCTTCGACCTTGCTTCACCGCCCGCTGCACCGATGGCCGATCCGCGCTACGACCAGGTCCTGTACCTGCAGGTGAGCCTCAACCAGAGCGACACCGGCCAGATCGAGCGCTTCGAGCTGCGCCGCGGGCGCCTGCATGGGTCCGTGCAGACCCTGCGCACGATCGGCTTCCGACTGGACGGCCGCGCCCCCGAGGAGATGCTCGACCTGGACGCGCTGCCCGACGTCGCGGTGCGCTACGAGCCCGACGTCCAACGCCTGTTCTTCGACGCGCCGCTGTCCGCGCTGAAGCTGGACACCACCGTGCTCGCGCCCGAGCAGGAAGCCGCCCCGCAGGCCTCCTCCTCGCCGGGGGCGCTGCTCAACTACGACCTGTATGCCAATCGCACTGCCGACCAGACCAATCTGGCCGCCACCGTCGAACTGCGCGCCTTCGGCGTCGGCGAGGGCGTGCTCAGCACCACCTCCGTCATGCGCCTCTACGAGGGCCAGGGCACCCACGGCTGGCGGATCGAGCCGACACGCCTGGACACCCACTGGCAGCTGGACCTGCCGGACCGGGCATTGACCCTGCGGCTGGGAGACTTCTACAGCGACGCCCTGGACTGGACGCGCTCCATCCGCATGGCCGGCGTCCAGCTCGGGCGCAACTACGGCCTGCAGCCGTATCGCGTGACCACGCCCTTGCCGGCCTTCCTCGGCGACGCCGCGGTGCCCTCGCAGGTGGAGCTGTATGTCGATGGCCTGCGCCAGTACAGCGGCCAGGTCGCCGCCGGGCCGTTCCAGCTCTCCACCCTGCCCGGCATCAACGGCAGCGGCAGCGCGCAGGTAGTGGTCACCGATGCCTTCGGCCAGGTGCGCACGCTGGATTTCTCCTTCTACGGCACCCAGGAACTGCTGGCCAAGGGCCTGTCCGAAGGCGGCGTGGGGGTGGGCGTGCTGCGCGAGGACTATGGCCTGCGCTCGTTCCGCTACGGCAACACGCTGGTGGGCACCGGGACATTCCGCTACGGCGTCAGCGATGGCTTCACCGTGGAGGGCCACGCCGAGCACGGCGGCAACGTCAGCAACGCCGGCGCGGGCGGACTGTGGCAGCTGGGCGGCGCCGGAGTGCTCTCGGCCTCCTACGCGCGCAGCCGCCGGGGCGATGAGGAAGGCAGCCAGACCGCCATCGAGCACACCTGGAACAACCGCACCTTCAACCTGGCCATCGGCACCCAGCGCACGCATGGCCGGTATCGCGATATCGGCAGCCTGCAGGGCAGCATCCCGGTCAGCGCCAGCGACCACGCGATCTTCGGCGTCTCCCTGCCCCGCTTCGGTTCGCTCAGCGCCAGCTACGTGCGGCTGCGCAACGAAGACCAACCCAGCCTGCGCTACGCAGGCCTGTTCTGGTCGCAGACCTTCGGCGATGACTGGTCGGCCAACCTGTCGGTCAACCAGAACCTGGACGACGCCTCCGACCGCAGCCTCTACCTGTCGGCCTCGCTGGCGCTGGACGGGCTGCGCCGGGCCTCGGTCTCGACCCAGCGCAACGGCAACCTCAACACGCACGTGGTCGAGGCGTCCAAGGCCGTGCCCGGCGATGGCGGCCCCAACGGGCTGGGCTGGCGCGTGCAGGCGCGCAGCGGGACCGGCGGCACCGGCGGTCTGGCCGAGCTGGGCTGGCAGAACGACGTCGGCCGCTACGGCCTGGGCGCGGCCAGCCAGGGCGGCACCACTTACGGCTATGCCAGCGCCAGTGGCAGCCTGGCCTGGCTGGGCGGCGGCGTGCTGGCCGCGCGTTCGGTCGACAACGCCTTCGGCGTGGTCTCCACGGGGCGGCCGAACATCCCGGTACGGCTGGAGAACCGCCTGATCGGCCAGACCAACGACGACGGCCTGCTGCTGGTCACCCCGCTGCAACCCTGGCAGCGCAACCGGGTATCGATCGACACCCTCGACCTGCCCGCCGACCTGCGCGTGGACGAGGTGGAACGCGTGGTCACCCCGCGCGCGGGCGCCGGCCTGAAGGTGCCCTTCGCCATCGCCAAGGTCCGCGCCGCCACGCTGGTCCTGCACGATCCGGCCGGCAGGCCGCTCGCGGTGGGCACGACGGTGACACCGGCCGGCGCAGAGGAGCCGGTCGCCATCGTCGGTCATGACGGCGAGACCTACCTGGACAACCTGCAGCTCAAGAACCGTCTGCGGCTCGATACCGAATCGGGCGCCTGCGTGGTGAGTTTCGATTATCCAGACGACGGCGCGCCTGCCCGGATCCCACGCATCGGTCCGCTGACCTGCGCCCCGGAGACCCGCCAATGA